Proteins encoded in a region of the Stieleria neptunia genome:
- a CDS encoding chemotaxis protein CheA, producing the protein MDGFEDIIKEFLVESYENLDKLDDDLLALEDTPDDQQRLGSIFRTVHTIKGTCGFLALPKLERVTHVGENLLVPLRDGELKLTRPIADTLLDMVDAIRAMLRQVESGQGEGDDNYDALVARLEAVRTQPATQPATQPATQPATQPATPSADQLAADDSTTPAATESTVPTATRTDAGTSAGNPDTSGRGSADEATLPDRHDAAESLRPVQAAAEQAAAEQVAAEQAAAEQAAAVQARSDWKEAPAVSKNEASLVDASVRLDVELLDKLVNLVGELVLARNQIVQFSRSTDDAPLHAAAQRLNQITSELQEGVMKTRMQPIRNAWGKLPRLVRDLAASRGKQVDVRMEGEETEVDKTVLEAIKDPLTHIVRNVVDHGIELPERRIACGKPPRGLLRLNAFHEGGQMIIEINDDGGGIDTNIIRAKAIERGILSNQQASTLSETDLTHLILLPGFSTAAAVTNVSGRGVGMDVVKTNIECIGGSLEIHSTLGLGTTLRIKIPLTLAIIPVLLVTTEGDRYAIPQVSLLELVHIDSLRAHQEIEYIHDAPLFRLREQLLPLIYLDEQLGLHPPRRRGDPPSDLNIVVLHADGRQFGLVVDEITDTQEIVIKPLGSHFKEIPVYAGATIMGDGKICLILDLIGLAQTGGITGGQAERNVPVTLPPWHSQESSSESLLIVDLGDGSRAAIPLSSVARLEKFATSDVERLGDFHVVQYRGQTIPLFSIDGALECQLVDSNSLQVGADSPLHTVVFRDGDRVAGIVVKKILDILHNQPVHAEPEGGRAAAARHLVIQQRVTRIIDLKSFLRPAMRRWADTWFAA; encoded by the coding sequence GTGGACGGTTTCGAAGACATCATCAAGGAATTCCTCGTCGAAAGCTACGAGAATCTCGACAAGCTTGATGATGATCTGCTCGCCCTGGAAGACACGCCGGACGATCAACAGCGGCTGGGCAGTATTTTTCGCACCGTTCATACCATCAAGGGAACCTGCGGATTTCTCGCGCTGCCCAAACTGGAACGCGTCACCCACGTCGGCGAAAATCTGCTGGTCCCGCTCCGCGACGGCGAACTGAAGCTCACCCGCCCGATCGCCGACACCCTGCTGGACATGGTCGATGCGATTCGTGCGATGCTGCGGCAAGTCGAATCCGGCCAAGGCGAAGGCGATGACAACTACGACGCGCTGGTCGCCCGACTGGAAGCCGTACGGACGCAACCGGCAACGCAACCGGCAACGCAACCGGCAACGCAACCGGCAACGCAACCGGCAACGCCATCGGCGGATCAGCTCGCCGCGGATGACTCGACAACTCCCGCCGCGACCGAATCGACCGTGCCGACCGCGACCCGGACCGATGCCGGGACGTCGGCGGGGAACCCCGACACGAGCGGCAGGGGATCGGCGGACGAAGCGACTTTGCCAGACCGCCACGACGCCGCCGAATCGTTGCGTCCCGTGCAAGCAGCAGCGGAGCAAGCAGCAGCGGAGCAAGTAGCAGCGGAGCAAGCAGCAGCGGAGCAAGCAGCAGCGGTGCAAGCCCGTTCCGATTGGAAAGAAGCACCCGCTGTCAGCAAAAACGAAGCCTCGCTCGTCGATGCTTCGGTTCGCCTGGACGTCGAACTGTTGGACAAACTGGTCAATCTAGTCGGCGAACTGGTACTCGCGCGAAACCAGATCGTTCAATTCAGTCGATCCACCGACGACGCCCCGTTGCACGCCGCGGCACAGCGTCTCAACCAGATCACCAGCGAACTGCAAGAAGGCGTCATGAAGACGCGGATGCAGCCGATCCGCAACGCGTGGGGGAAACTGCCTCGCCTGGTTCGTGACCTCGCCGCTTCCCGCGGCAAGCAGGTCGACGTCCGCATGGAAGGTGAAGAGACGGAGGTCGACAAGACGGTCTTGGAAGCGATCAAGGATCCGTTGACCCACATCGTCCGCAACGTGGTCGATCACGGCATCGAACTGCCCGAGCGTCGCATCGCCTGCGGAAAACCACCGCGCGGCCTGCTGCGTCTGAACGCGTTTCACGAGGGCGGTCAGATGATCATCGAGATCAACGATGATGGGGGAGGGATCGACACCAACATCATCCGCGCCAAAGCCATCGAACGGGGAATCCTCTCCAATCAACAGGCGTCCACACTCAGCGAAACTGACCTGACCCATCTGATCCTGTTGCCGGGGTTCTCCACCGCCGCTGCGGTGACGAACGTTTCCGGCCGCGGGGTCGGGATGGATGTCGTCAAGACAAACATTGAATGCATCGGCGGAAGCTTGGAGATTCACAGCACGCTCGGGCTGGGCACGACGCTACGAATCAAGATCCCGCTGACGTTGGCCATCATTCCGGTGCTGCTGGTCACGACCGAAGGGGATCGGTACGCGATTCCGCAAGTCAGTCTGCTCGAACTCGTTCACATCGACAGCCTGCGGGCGCACCAGGAAATCGAATACATTCACGATGCACCGTTATTCCGGCTTCGCGAACAGTTGTTGCCGCTGATTTATCTGGATGAACAACTGGGCCTCCACCCGCCGCGGCGGCGTGGCGATCCGCCGTCGGACCTGAACATCGTCGTGCTCCATGCGGACGGTCGCCAATTCGGTCTGGTCGTCGATGAGATCACCGACACGCAGGAGATTGTCATCAAGCCGCTCGGCTCGCATTTCAAAGAGATTCCCGTCTACGCCGGCGCGACCATCATGGGCGATGGGAAAATCTGCTTGATCTTGGATCTGATCGGATTGGCCCAGACCGGCGGCATCACCGGTGGGCAGGCGGAACGCAACGTGCCGGTCACACTGCCCCCATGGCATTCACAGGAATCATCCAGCGAATCGCTGTTGATCGTCGATTTGGGGGACGGATCACGCGCCGCGATCCCGTTGTCGTCGGTCGCACGGCTGGAGAAATTCGCGACATCGGATGTTGAACGACTCGGTGACTTCCATGTCGTTCAATACCGCGGCCAAACCATTCCGCTGTTCTCGATCGACGGGGCGCTGGAATGTCAACTCGTCGATTCGAACTCCCTGCAGGTCGGTGCCGATTCTCCGTTGCATACGGTTGTCTTTCGAGACGGCGACCGCGTCGCGGGGATCGTGGTGAAAAAAATCTTAGACATTTTGCACAACCAGCCGGTCCACGCCGAACCCGAAGGTGGCCGGGCGGCCGCCGCAAGGCACTTGGTGATCCAACAACGCGTCACCCGAATCATTGACCTGAAATCATTCCTCCGACCGGCCATGCGGCGTTGGGCCGACACTTGGTTCGCCGCCTAG
- a CDS encoding chemotaxis protein CheW: MNTTTSAPPESYCTFLVDGLLYGIEVQKVQEVIRAQPTTRVPLAPRVVRGLMNLRGHIVSMLSLRNALGLAPRSSDRPEMSVIIRSSEGPVGLLVDEIGDVMRVDQADCESVPGTLHRRQRSFLRCAYKLEQRLLLILDADRVATAMD; encoded by the coding sequence ATGAACACCACCACGTCTGCCCCGCCGGAATCTTATTGCACGTTTCTGGTCGATGGGCTGTTGTATGGCATCGAAGTCCAAAAGGTCCAGGAAGTCATCCGGGCTCAGCCGACCACACGCGTCCCGCTCGCTCCCCGAGTCGTGCGTGGTCTGATGAATTTGCGTGGCCACATTGTCAGCATGTTAAGTCTTCGCAACGCGCTGGGGTTGGCGCCCCGTTCCAGTGACCGGCCGGAGATGAGTGTGATCATTCGTTCGAGCGAAGGCCCGGTCGGCTTGCTGGTTGATGAAATCGGCGATGTGATGCGGGTTGACCAGGCTGACTGCGAATCGGTCCCCGGCACACTGCACCGCCGGCAGCGTTCGTTCTTGCGCTGTGCCTACAAACTTGAACAACGATTGTTGCTGATCCTCGATGCCGATCGCGTCGCCACCGCCATGGATTGA
- a CDS encoding methyl-accepting chemotaxis protein encodes MSFNRFTVRSKIFILVGACALSFVGYGLWSWNTLSVAKVHGPYYNRIIQGKDLISDTVPPSNNLIESYLLSLEMAHEVEEGVGAEQIQQLVRRGIELKQEFENGHRFWEQELAEGPMKKLKTVECYAAAKEFYRVRDQEFVPACLRGDVKTAKLLSRGPMRQQYEQHRAAVNAVASMATRRNAADEAAVQALVDARMLWSLAGAASILLGIAGFGIYVARETILPLRRSATNLRYLSTHDLTDVSRRLRRDAENTSDQATMASGAAEEVSANAHALATAVEQFEESIKEIAANAANAASVARNAVCATEQTNQTITRLGESSAEIGNVIKVINSIAQQTNLLALNATIEAARAGEAGKGFAVVANEVKELAKETSRATKHIIGRIEAIQADTQEAVNAIGLVSEIIREIDESQNVIAGAVEEQTAMTSEISRNISDVATGSYEIVKSITMVAETAQSTTSGSDETLVTAASIERLAADLMLLVGQSGEASGRQPTEQASDSNRDASGGKYRLPAAKEDAFLESL; translated from the coding sequence GTGTCCTTCAATCGCTTCACCGTTCGCTCCAAAATCTTCATCCTTGTCGGTGCCTGTGCACTCTCCTTCGTCGGTTACGGATTGTGGTCTTGGAACACGCTGTCGGTCGCCAAAGTCCATGGCCCCTACTACAACCGGATCATTCAGGGCAAGGATTTGATCTCGGACACCGTCCCGCCTTCCAACAACCTGATCGAATCCTACTTGCTGTCGCTCGAAATGGCACACGAGGTCGAAGAGGGCGTCGGTGCGGAACAGATTCAACAACTGGTGCGACGCGGCATCGAATTAAAGCAAGAATTCGAGAACGGTCATCGCTTTTGGGAACAAGAACTCGCCGAAGGGCCGATGAAGAAGTTGAAAACCGTCGAGTGCTATGCAGCGGCCAAGGAGTTCTATCGGGTGCGGGATCAGGAGTTCGTGCCGGCCTGTTTGCGGGGGGATGTGAAAACGGCCAAGTTGCTTTCTCGAGGGCCGATGCGGCAACAGTACGAACAACATCGCGCCGCGGTCAATGCGGTCGCTTCGATGGCGACTCGTCGCAATGCGGCCGACGAAGCGGCTGTCCAAGCCTTGGTCGATGCGCGGATGCTGTGGTCGCTGGCCGGCGCCGCGAGCATTCTGTTGGGGATCGCCGGTTTCGGCATCTATGTCGCCCGCGAAACCATCCTGCCACTGCGCCGCTCGGCAACCAATCTTCGTTACCTTTCCACCCATGACCTGACCGATGTCAGCCGACGGTTGCGCCGGGATGCCGAGAACACGAGCGATCAAGCCACCATGGCCAGCGGGGCGGCCGAAGAGGTCAGCGCCAATGCGCATGCCCTGGCGACTGCCGTCGAGCAGTTCGAAGAAAGCATCAAAGAAATCGCCGCCAACGCGGCCAACGCCGCCTCGGTCGCCCGCAATGCCGTTTGCGCCACCGAACAAACCAACCAGACCATCACGCGTCTGGGCGAAAGCAGTGCGGAAATCGGCAACGTCATCAAAGTCATCAACTCGATCGCACAGCAAACCAACCTGCTGGCTCTCAATGCGACCATCGAAGCGGCCCGGGCCGGTGAGGCCGGCAAGGGCTTTGCCGTCGTCGCCAACGAAGTCAAGGAGCTGGCCAAAGAAACCAGCCGGGCGACCAAACACATCATCGGACGGATCGAAGCGATTCAAGCCGACACGCAAGAAGCGGTCAACGCGATCGGACTGGTCAGCGAAATCATCCGCGAGATCGACGAAAGCCAAAACGTGATCGCCGGCGCCGTCGAAGAGCAAACGGCAATGACCTCGGAAATCTCTCGCAACATTTCCGATGTCGCAACCGGCAGCTATGAAATCGTCAAAAGCATCACCATGGTCGCCGAGACGGCGCAGAGCACGACCTCCGGCAGTGATGAAACCCTGGTGACCGCCGCCAGCATCGAGCGGCTGGCCGCCGACCTGATGCTGCTCGTCGGGCAATCCGGTGAAGCGTCCGGACGCCAACCCACCGAGCAAGCCAGCGACTCAAACCGAGACGCTTCCGGTGGCAAGTATCGTTTGCCGGCCGCCAAGGAAGACGCGTTCCTGGAATCGCTCTGA
- a CDS encoding IS110 family RNA-guided transposase: MTTVYKRFIGVDVASRKLDLFDSVSTEHQMIDNTPEAINAWMKHLRRKRVKTIVVMEATGGYESNLVDALHEADIDCSVCNPAQVRSFAKGIGLIEKNDPIDARMIARFGEVVTPKLREKPSPEERKLKALVHRRDQILSQQSAERNRLAQARDEEVREVIQEALDFYKRQIAGIEKKIASVIDASGPMSERSSLLSSCPGVGTATVAMFLAELPELGSLNRGQIAKLVGVAPIVRDSGQKEGKRSTFAGRSLVRKVLYMAALVATRHNSIMKAFYQRLLAKGKPPKVAIVAVMRKLLVTLNVMVREGTPWREPTLDPAA; encoded by the coding sequence ATGACCACAGTTTACAAAAGATTTATTGGAGTTGATGTTGCAAGCCGCAAACTCGATCTCTTCGATTCGGTATCAACCGAACATCAAATGATCGACAACACACCCGAAGCAATCAACGCGTGGATGAAACACCTTCGTCGCAAGCGTGTCAAGACGATCGTGGTGATGGAAGCCACCGGAGGCTACGAAAGTAATCTGGTGGACGCTTTGCACGAAGCTGACATCGACTGTAGCGTGTGCAACCCCGCGCAGGTGCGATCGTTCGCCAAAGGAATTGGACTGATTGAAAAGAACGATCCGATCGACGCCAGAATGATCGCCCGTTTTGGTGAAGTCGTCACGCCAAAGTTGCGTGAAAAACCTTCTCCCGAAGAACGCAAGCTCAAAGCACTCGTGCATCGACGAGATCAAATACTCTCGCAACAGTCGGCCGAACGGAACCGCCTTGCCCAAGCCCGTGACGAGGAAGTACGTGAAGTGATCCAGGAAGCGTTGGACTTCTATAAGCGACAAATCGCAGGGATTGAGAAGAAAATTGCCTCGGTGATCGATGCCAGCGGCCCCATGTCAGAGCGATCATCGCTGCTCTCTTCGTGCCCCGGTGTCGGCACCGCAACGGTCGCGATGTTTCTGGCCGAGCTCCCCGAACTCGGCTCGCTTAACCGCGGCCAAATCGCCAAGCTCGTTGGCGTCGCACCGATCGTCCGTGATAGCGGCCAAAAGGAAGGCAAGCGTAGCACGTTTGCCGGTCGCTCCCTGGTCCGCAAAGTGCTTTACATGGCCGCGTTGGTTGCCACGCGACACAACTCGATCATGAAAGCGTTCTACCAACGCCTGCTGGCCAAAGGCAAGCCGCCGAAGGTGGCGATCGTAGCGGTGATGCGAAAGCTCTTGGTAACGCTGAACGTCATGGTACGCGAAGGAACGCCTTGGCGTGAACCCACTCTCGATCCTGCGGCCTAG
- a CDS encoding HDOD domain-containing protein — protein MTVQTCSPPEKLKQALLKRSDELAMLPAVATEALELAQDPDCVAAEFAGVIERDVKLATEILSLSNSVYFAASSPVVSLRQAVVRLGLRQCRNLILTSSAASLMKSMPLEQEWVREVIWQHSFRTAKVASYINKQLRMGFEGEEFTAGLLHDFGRLLLAVAAPESFAKADPLAFVEDGQCLTAENEILGIDHCAFGAWFATHNGLPRALVASIELHHLPETHHPDGKLISLVAAADHIANHFQRYEEATDYDVGLNRGAHVIAKNGHPQLLKNDHGIVETIFGEVLQDDQRDSSDLS, from the coding sequence ATGACCGTCCAAACCTGCTCACCACCCGAAAAGCTCAAACAAGCCCTTCTCAAGCGTTCGGACGAATTGGCCATGCTGCCGGCGGTTGCCACCGAAGCGTTGGAGTTGGCACAGGATCCCGATTGCGTGGCCGCCGAATTCGCCGGGGTCATCGAGCGCGATGTCAAACTCGCCACCGAAATCCTGTCGCTGTCCAACAGCGTGTACTTCGCCGCCAGCTCTCCCGTGGTCAGCCTTCGCCAGGCGGTGGTTCGACTCGGATTGCGGCAGTGTCGAAACCTGATCTTGACCTCCAGCGCGGCGAGCTTGATGAAAAGCATGCCGCTGGAGCAGGAGTGGGTCCGCGAAGTCATTTGGCAACACAGCTTTCGCACCGCCAAGGTGGCCAGCTACATCAATAAACAGCTGCGGATGGGGTTTGAGGGCGAAGAATTCACCGCCGGATTGCTGCACGATTTCGGCCGTCTGTTGTTGGCCGTCGCCGCCCCCGAGTCCTTCGCCAAGGCTGATCCGTTGGCGTTCGTCGAAGACGGACAGTGCTTGACGGCCGAAAACGAAATCCTGGGTATCGACCACTGCGCGTTCGGCGCCTGGTTCGCCACGCACAACGGACTTCCCCGCGCCCTGGTCGCTTCCATCGAATTGCATCACCTGCCAGAAACCCATCATCCCGACGGCAAGCTGATTTCGCTGGTCGCCGCCGCCGATCACATCGCCAATCACTTCCAACGCTACGAAGAAGCCACCGACTATGACGTCGGACTCAACCGCGGGGCGCATGTGATCGCCAAGAACGGGCACCCGCAGCTGTTGAAAAACGACCACGGGATCGTCGAAACGATTTTCGGCGAAGTCCTGCAAGACGACCAGCGCGATTCCAGCGATCTTTCCTAA
- a CDS encoding protein-glutamate methylesterase/protein-glutamine glutaminase, which produces MNKEIRVMVCDDSAIMRRLIKTALELEPSMKVVCEAKHGRDAIDQLDPTRPDIVVMDIEMPVMDGVEAVREIRKLGRTLPVIMFSSLTSRGAEASLDAIAAGATDFATKPTGAGHIQQALESLRRDLIPKLLQWTAGKRADSIATVSPAEPTPAFATRDAEGSKRGVAAIAIGVSTGGPQALSKLLSGLPHDFPAPILIVQHMPPVFTGLLAERLSAQTGHCVREAADGDRLTPGTILIAPGDYHMVASRERDGVHVRLNQEPPENACRPSVNPLFCSLGNCFGDQALGVVLTGMGQDGTRGAQSLKACGARVYVQDQESSIVWGMPGQVAECGLADRVLPLDQIAFQILRVVGSGIREPLTASTS; this is translated from the coding sequence ATGAACAAAGAGATTCGCGTCATGGTGTGTGACGATTCCGCGATCATGCGCCGGTTGATCAAAACCGCGCTGGAGCTGGAACCGTCGATGAAGGTGGTTTGCGAAGCCAAACACGGACGTGACGCCATCGATCAACTCGACCCGACCCGTCCCGACATCGTGGTGATGGACATCGAAATGCCGGTCATGGACGGCGTCGAGGCGGTCCGAGAGATTCGCAAACTGGGGCGCACGCTGCCGGTCATCATGTTCAGTTCGCTGACCAGCCGTGGTGCCGAAGCGTCGCTGGACGCCATCGCCGCCGGGGCAACCGACTTCGCCACCAAACCGACCGGCGCCGGACACATCCAACAAGCCTTGGAGTCGCTGCGGCGCGACTTGATCCCCAAGCTGCTGCAGTGGACCGCCGGCAAGCGAGCCGATTCGATTGCGACGGTCTCCCCAGCCGAGCCGACCCCCGCCTTCGCGACCAGGGACGCCGAGGGATCCAAACGCGGCGTCGCTGCGATCGCGATCGGCGTTTCCACCGGTGGCCCCCAGGCCTTGTCCAAACTGCTCTCGGGGCTGCCCCACGACTTCCCCGCGCCGATTCTAATCGTCCAACACATGCCGCCGGTGTTCACCGGACTGCTCGCCGAACGGCTTTCCGCGCAAACCGGTCACTGCGTTCGCGAAGCGGCCGACGGCGATCGGCTCACGCCGGGCACCATCCTGATCGCCCCGGGTGACTATCACATGGTCGCTTCGCGTGAGCGTGACGGGGTCCACGTGCGGTTGAATCAGGAGCCCCCGGAAAATGCCTGTCGCCCCTCGGTCAATCCGCTGTTCTGTTCGTTGGGCAACTGCTTCGGCGATCAAGCATTGGGGGTCGTCCTGACCGGTATGGGACAAGACGGGACGCGGGGCGCTCAATCGCTGAAAGCCTGCGGCGCCCGGGTCTACGTCCAAGACCAAGAGAGCAGCATCGTGTGGGGCATGCCCGGCCAGGTGGCCGAATGCGGACTGGCCGATCGCGTTTTGCCGCTCGATCAAATCGCCTTTCAAATCCTTCGCGTCGTCGGTTCCGGCATCCGCGAACCGCTGACCGCCTCCACCAGTTGA
- a CDS encoding CheR family methyltransferase: MTLPTADFAFLRTLVADHSGQRLASRHVGMLEQRLAPIAGTAGLKDVSSLVRQLRRGDDSALSSQVVEAVAVNETSFFRDASAFETLAKRVLPQFVAENRNRKQLRIWCAACSSGQEPYSIAMLLEDHFSHLHDWDIRITASDLCEKMIQRARLGTFSSLEVSRGLPAAQLLRHFDRRGAAWQAKPALRERIEFHRINLARPWPYLGPFDIVLARNVLLYFDQPTKQDILKRLRGAMRPDGYLFIGAAETLIGLCVPYQRKEIDDTVYYRPTAI, from the coding sequence ATGACACTCCCAACCGCCGACTTCGCCTTTCTGCGCACGCTGGTCGCCGATCATTCGGGGCAACGGTTGGCGTCGCGACACGTCGGCATGCTCGAACAACGGCTGGCGCCGATCGCCGGCACCGCAGGTCTGAAAGATGTCTCCTCGCTGGTCCGACAGCTGCGTCGCGGTGACGATTCCGCGCTCTCCTCCCAGGTGGTCGAAGCGGTCGCCGTCAACGAGACCAGCTTCTTTCGTGACGCCTCCGCATTTGAAACGCTCGCCAAACGAGTGCTGCCGCAATTCGTCGCCGAGAACCGCAATCGAAAGCAACTGCGAATCTGGTGCGCGGCGTGTTCCAGCGGCCAAGAACCGTACTCCATCGCGATGTTGCTGGAAGATCACTTTTCCCACTTGCACGACTGGGACATTCGCATCACCGCATCGGACTTGTGCGAGAAGATGATCCAACGGGCACGGCTGGGAACCTTCAGCTCCCTGGAAGTTTCCCGCGGCTTGCCCGCCGCCCAACTCCTCCGCCATTTCGATCGCCGCGGTGCGGCCTGGCAAGCCAAGCCCGCGCTGCGCGAGCGGATCGAATTCCATCGCATCAATCTGGCGCGGCCCTGGCCCTACCTCGGACCATTCGACATCGTTCTCGCCCGCAACGTGCTGCTGTACTTCGACCAGCCGACCAAACAAGACATTCTGAAACGGCTTCGCGGTGCCATGCGTCCCGATGGATACCTTTTCATCGGAGCCGCCGAGACGCTGATCGGACTGTGCGTTCCCTATCAAAGGAAAGAAATTGATGACACCGTTTATTATCGCCCCACGGCCATCTGA
- a CDS encoding chemotaxis protein CheX gives MTPFIIAPRPSEPSGHDRISHQSLALMVQDVLTTMLELPHHALNGSPATDVPDQLMAAVRVSGSWQATLQIYAPEQLARRIACAMFAQATDVLDDEDVLDAFGEVVNVIGGNVKGMIDQDCTLSLPCVGAARPDPTSTSLMIMYDVCGAPLTVELIQA, from the coding sequence ATGACACCGTTTATTATCGCCCCACGGCCATCTGAGCCGAGCGGTCACGACAGGATCAGTCACCAGAGTCTCGCGCTGATGGTCCAGGATGTCTTGACGACCATGCTCGAATTGCCGCACCACGCTTTGAACGGTTCGCCCGCAACCGACGTCCCCGACCAACTCATGGCTGCGGTTCGTGTCTCTGGCTCCTGGCAAGCAACTCTTCAAATTTACGCGCCCGAGCAACTAGCCCGCCGCATCGCCTGTGCTATGTTTGCGCAAGCCACCGACGTCCTGGACGACGAAGACGTTTTGGATGCGTTCGGCGAAGTCGTCAATGTCATCGGTGGGAACGTGAAAGGAATGATCGACCAGGATTGCACCCTCTCGCTGCCTTGTGTCGGAGCCGCCCGGCCGGATCCAACATCCACCAGTCTGATGATCATGTACGACGTCTGTGGTGCCCCGCTCACCGTCGAACTGATCCAAGCATGA
- a CDS encoding response regulator transcription factor — translation MKILIVDDSKAMRMIVCRTLKQTDFSGFTVIEAENGMDALNKIATESPDLVLSDWNMPEMKGIDLLKRVRDSGNNVRFGFITSESSLETKKLAHESGADFLVTKPFTPGSMQAALDPILA, via the coding sequence ATGAAAATCCTGATCGTTGACGACAGCAAAGCAATGCGAATGATTGTCTGCCGCACACTGAAACAAACCGACTTCAGCGGATTCACCGTGATCGAGGCCGAAAACGGAATGGACGCGCTGAACAAGATCGCCACCGAATCGCCTGATCTGGTGCTGTCCGACTGGAACATGCCCGAGATGAAGGGCATCGATCTGCTCAAACGTGTCCGCGATTCCGGCAACAACGTTCGCTTCGGTTTTATCACCTCTGAAAGCAGCCTGGAAACCAAAAAACTGGCCCACGAGTCGGGGGCCGACTTCCTCGTCACCAAACCCTTCACGCCAGGTTCGATGCAAGCGGCGCTCGATCCGATCCTCGCCTAG
- a CDS encoding LysR family transcriptional regulator domain-containing protein has protein sequence MSIASPAILADEIGKFMNHLFGLKVSAAKIKPEEPVHPPAAVAIYTDGNDAVRGQIACDLRSVAILGAALTQIPMGVVADSLQSGELSANLRANAYEVFNISVNLFFYRPSRRVVLSEVRFEQDAVMPEWQSSWKPDAFQINIERYGSGHLQMIHCG, from the coding sequence ATGTCTATCGCCAGTCCCGCCATCCTTGCCGACGAAATCGGCAAATTCATGAACCACCTGTTCGGGTTGAAGGTTTCGGCCGCCAAAATCAAGCCGGAAGAACCTGTTCATCCGCCGGCCGCTGTCGCGATCTATACCGACGGAAATGACGCGGTCCGCGGACAGATCGCTTGTGACCTTCGCAGCGTCGCCATCCTGGGCGCCGCCTTGACCCAAATCCCGATGGGTGTCGTCGCCGACAGCCTGCAAAGCGGCGAACTGTCTGCCAATCTGAGAGCCAACGCCTACGAAGTCTTCAACATCTCGGTGAACCTGTTCTTCTATCGGCCCAGTCGCCGAGTCGTGCTGAGCGAGGTCCGCTTTGAACAGGATGCCGTCATGCCCGAGTGGCAATCGTCGTGGAAACCAGATGCCTTTCAAATCAACATCGAGCGTTACGGGAGCGGGCATCTGCAGATGATTCACTGTGGCTGA